From Candidatus Hoaglandella endobia, a single genomic window includes:
- the mreD gene encoding rod shape-determining protein MreD produces the protein MNRYHHHCYGVQIIWLSFFIAIIFQTMPWPPQLYFLRPSWINLLLIYWVNALPHRINVGTGFIIGLVIDLILGSILGIRALALSILAYLVVKFQLFQHMNIYLQALIVILLSLTTQLIVFSVGFLVINLFFRPEIFWSSMIDGLLWPWLFLLMRKICYQFGVQ, from the coding sequence ATGAATCGTTATCACCATCACTGTTACGGTGTCCAGATAATATGGCTCTCATTTTTTATTGCCATTATTTTTCAAACAATGCCCTGGCCACCGCAACTTTATTTTTTGCGGCCTTCGTGGATTAACCTACTTCTAATTTATTGGGTAAATGCGCTGCCACACCGGATCAATGTAGGAACCGGTTTTATTATAGGTTTAGTTATAGACCTTATTCTAGGTTCTATCCTTGGCATAAGAGCGCTTGCGCTAAGCATTTTGGCCTATCTAGTAGTAAAATTTCAGTTATTTCAGCACATGAATATTTATCTACAGGCATTGATTGTGATACTGCTATCATTAACTACTCAGCTAATAGTATTTAGTGTTGGTTTTTTAGTTATTAATCTTTTTTTTCGTCCTGAAATCTTTTGGAGCAGCATGATAGATGGCTTGCTATGGCCATGGCTATTTCTACTGATGCGTAAAATCTGCTACCAGTTTGGCGTACAATAA